A window from Triticum aestivum cultivar Chinese Spring chromosome 6D, IWGSC CS RefSeq v2.1, whole genome shotgun sequence encodes these proteins:
- the LOC123145320 gene encoding uncharacterized protein translates to MRRLPLRLLRSAAAGSLRSPAPSRGCPVPRAPHLPAEAAAAPAELARWLPRRGYSRFASGFTPLEPKKLGSILDVERAKGLSPEHLVAAWDDYHLGRGHIGVSMKAKLYRLLEQRSATCPYFVIPLWRGSGYTTMFMQVQLPHMIFTGLEDYKARGTQASPYYTVTHFTEFAETKDTVLVRGDVVFTSKLTDAEAKCLLETAHSFYLNDVRYKLVERFNKETHDFEFKDVLQALEMPSM, encoded by the exons ATGCGGCGGCTACCGCTGCGACTCCTGCGCTCCGCGGCCGCCGGATCTCTCCGGAGCCCCGCCCCCTCACGTGGCTGTCCTGTCCCCCGAGCGCCACATCTGCCGGCGGAGGCAGCCGCCGCGCCGGCCGAGCTTGCCCGCTGGCTACCGCGGAGAGGGTACTCCCGGTTCGCGAGCGGATTCACCCCCTTGGAGCCGAAGAAGCTGGGATCCATCCTCGACGTCGAGCGCGCCAAGGGCCTCTCCCCCGAACACCTGGTCGCGGCATGGGATGAC TACCACCTGGGAAGAGGTCACATAGGTGTATCAATGAAAGCAAAGCTTTACCGTCTCTTGGAACAAAGATCGGCTACATG CCCATATTTTGTTATTCCTTTGTGGAGAGGAAGTGGATATACCACCATGTTTATGCAAG TCCAGCTGCCACACATGATCTTCACAGGGCTTGAAGACTACAAAGCAAGGGGAACTCAAGCAAGCCCTTACTATACAGTCACTCATTTCACAGAGTTTGCAGAAACCAAGGATACAGTGCTTGTCCGAGGAGACGTTGTCTTCACCAGCAAACTAACCGATGCAGAGGCAAAGTGTCTTTTAGAGACCGCCCACTCGTTCTACCTGAACGATGTGCGGTACAAGCTCGTGGAGCGTTTCAACAAGGAAACACATGATTTCGAGTTCAAAGATGTCCTTCAGGCGCTTGAAATGCCGTCCATGTGA